Proteins encoded together in one Hevea brasiliensis isolate MT/VB/25A 57/8 chromosome 16, ASM3005281v1, whole genome shotgun sequence window:
- the LOC110637140 gene encoding uncharacterized protein LOC110637140, protein MNENSNKAEAERLLGIAEKLLQSRDFNGTRDFAVLAQETEALLDGSDQILAVADVLLSAEKRINNHNDWYAILQIDRRSDDQDLLKKQYRRLALLLHPDKNKFPFADQAFKLVADAWAVLSDPAKKSLYDNELSLFSRIDLSNSEKLPVRRSQRPVAKKHAGESIKTNISNSSEDRSQRMKLSSFWTACPYCYILYEYPRVYQDCCLRCQNCQRAFHAALIQSLPPLVPGKEAYYCCWGFFPLGFMFGSSESGAKNIGSGSGQASVFPNWMPPIFSPGQQVGDKNGGISTADTPPVFALGQQVSDKNGNVSAGAAPARTGIARGGGGVHVSDGSATGRLPKKRGRPRKYPLQSF, encoded by the coding sequence ATGAACGAGAATTCCAACAAGGCCGAAGCTGAACGCCTGCTAGGAATCGCCGAGAAGCTTCTCCAGTCTCGCGATTTCAACGGTACAAGAGACTTCGCCGTCTTGGCCCAAGAAACGGAGGCTCTCCTTGACGGCTCAGACCAGATCTTGGCCGTGGCCGACGTTCTATTGTCCGCTGAGAAACGCATTAACAACCACAACGATTGGTACGCGATCTTGCAAATCGACCGCCGCTCTGACGACCAGGATCTCTTAAAGAAGCAGTACCGCCGCCTCGCATTGCTTCTCCATCCAGACAAGAACAAGTTCCCCTTCGCAGATCAAGCGTTTAAGCTCGTCGCGGACGCTTGGGCCGTCTTATCGGATCCCGCTAAAAAGTCACTCTACGACAACGAATTGAGCTTGTTTTCTAGGATTGATTTATCGAATTCGGAAAAATTGCCTGTTCGAAGGAGCCAGCGCCCGGTCGCGAAGAAACATGCAGGCGAGAGTATTAAAACTAACATTAGTAATAGCTCCGAGGATCGGAGTCAGAGGATGAAGCTATCGTCGTTTTGGACTGCTTGTCCTTACTGTTATATTTTATACGAATATCCTCGGGTTTATCAGGATTGCTGTTTGAGGTGCCAAAATTGCCAGAGGGCGTTTCACGCAGCGTTGATACAGTCGTTGCCGCCTTTGGTACCAGGGAAGGAGGCGTATTACTGCTGCTGGGGTTTTTTTCCTTTGGGCTTTATGTTTGGCAGTTCAGAGAGTGGAGCGAAAAACATTGGGTCTGGGTCGGGACAGGCGTCTGTGTTTCCAAATTGGATGCCGCCAATTTTCTCCCCGGGGCAGCAAGTTGGTGATAAAAATGGTGGCATCTCCACGGCAGATACGCCGCCAGTGTTTGCCTTGGGGCAGCAAGTGAGTGATAAAAATGGTAATGTGAGTGCAGGTGCAGCACCTGCGAGGACTGGGATAGCAAGAGGTGGTGGAGGTGTGCATGTTTCAGATGGGAGTGCCACAGGGCGTTTACCAAAGAAGAGGGGAAGGCCAAGAAAATATCCCTTACAAAGTTTTTAG
- the LOC110637149 gene encoding uncharacterized protein At5g64816: MVDPWWSLLGAAIPAVIAGQAFRMKKKRAEEQRLKSARGREKSSDEIFVCERVCTSKRMLKKVGALSKDPTIDTCVTVCGVSELDACADACARTVCVNQHQVPNWNDVCLRRCQSECLRLSNSSVTS, translated from the coding sequence ATGGTGGATCCATGGTGGTCTCTGTTAGGTGCTGCAATACCAGCTGTTATTGCAGGGCAAGCTTTTaggatgaagaaaaagagagctgAAGAGCAGAGGCTAAAGAGTGCCAGAGGACGTGAGAAAAGCTCTGATGAAATTTTTGTTTGTGAGAGGGTTTGCACTTCTAAGAGGATGTTAAAAAAGGTTGGTGCATTATCTAAAGACCCTACCATTGATACCTGTGTCACCGTTTGTGGTGTTTCTGAGCTTGATGCTTGTGCTGATGCTTGCGCGAGAACTGTCTGTGTTAATCAACATCAAGTGCCCAACTGGAATGATGTCTGTCTACGGAGGTGCCAAAGCGAGTGCCTTAGGCTATCCAATTCCTCTGTTACTTCTTAA